Proteins found in one Arachis stenosperma cultivar V10309 chromosome 8, arast.V10309.gnm1.PFL2, whole genome shotgun sequence genomic segment:
- the LOC130946056 gene encoding uncharacterized protein LOC130946056: MAERKRKEPNAVTASFAKEALLPEIKTRTQAEADAESTQAEAKSRRRSRRCRSRADPEDAEANPEDVEAEEAETEIEARSRDGEEQRRGGVKQWRERVSEEQRSGSRGSLPGRTTVPEQRSGRIGGDGSAA, translated from the exons ATGGCAGagcgaaaaagaaaagagccaAATGCAGTGACAGCGTCGTTCGCGAAGGAGGCGTTGCTACCAG aaattaaaacaagaacTCAAGCAGAAGCAGATGCAGAAAGTACTCAAGCAGAAGCAAAAAGTAGAAGACGAAGCAGAAGATGCAGAAGCAGAGCAGACCCAGAAGATGCAGAAGCAAACCCAGAAGATGTAGAAGCAGAAGAAGCAGAAACAGAGATTGAAGCAAGAAGTAGAGACGGCGAGGAGCAGCGGCGAGGTGGCGTGAAGCAGTGGCGAGAACGTGTCAGTGAGGAGCAGCGGAGCGGAAGCCGAGGCTCTCTCCCTGGCAGAACCACCGTACCGGAGCAGCGGAGTGGTCGAATCGGCGGCGACGGCTCAGCGGCGTAG